In the Staphylococcus sp. IVB6240 genome, one interval contains:
- a CDS encoding site-specific integrase: protein MTHNLRLSHNIYKDTKRGTYYFRITYYDKTNKRQFITRKGFKMRKDAVKKCNEIMDEIEGVGKHNRLPFDKLAMEYIEWYSARRKPSSTKALRTHINNHLVPYFCSMDVFNMTPQDIMKFQNKKMREKFSGDYLQKMHTYLVSVLNHAMKFHDLKQNVASNVGNFEVEKTKRLNYWTLEQYNKFYTVLTEIEQQAFFKLLFYSGARKGEVRALTWADINFEENYISINKTDYHGEVTSPKTKAGIRDVYMPQHMMDTLKVFKDWYKEHKVYKDDYVLFGDFFKAYSENKIDRWYSKNFKKANDTLDESDKLPRVVLHEWRHSHASLLVNLGVSVMIIAQRLGHSDTAEVYNRYGHLYPSTQKEIVKLL, encoded by the coding sequence ATGACACATAATTTAAGACTATCCCACAATATATATAAAGACACTAAACGTGGCACATACTACTTCCGTATCACATACTATGATAAAACTAATAAACGCCAATTCATAACTCGTAAAGGTTTTAAAATGCGTAAAGATGCTGTAAAAAAGTGTAATGAAATTATGGATGAGATAGAGGGGGTTGGTAAACATAATAGATTACCATTTGATAAACTCGCTATGGAATACATAGAGTGGTACTCAGCACGCCGTAAGCCGTCAAGTACAAAAGCCCTTAGAACACATATAAACAACCACTTAGTCCCTTATTTTTGCTCTATGGACGTGTTTAATATGACTCCACAAGACATTATGAAATTTCAAAATAAAAAGATGCGTGAGAAATTTTCAGGAGATTACTTACAGAAGATGCACACTTATCTTGTTTCTGTTTTAAATCATGCTATGAAATTTCACGATTTAAAACAAAATGTAGCATCTAATGTGGGTAATTTTGAAGTTGAGAAAACAAAACGGCTAAACTATTGGACTCTGGAGCAATATAATAAATTTTATACTGTACTAACGGAAATCGAACAACAAGCCTTTTTTAAACTACTTTTTTACAGTGGTGCAAGAAAAGGTGAAGTTAGGGCATTAACTTGGGCAGATATTAACTTTGAAGAAAATTATATATCCATAAATAAAACAGATTATCATGGTGAAGTTACTTCACCTAAAACTAAGGCGGGCATACGTGATGTTTATATGCCTCAACATATGATGGACACATTAAAAGTATTTAAAGATTGGTATAAAGAACATAAGGTCTACAAAGATGATTATGTATTATTTGGCGATTTTTTCAAAGCATACAGTGAAAATAAAATTGATCGTTGGTATTCTAAAAATTTTAAAAAGGCTAATGATACACTAGATGAAAGTGATAAACTACCAAGAGTTGTACTTCATGAGTGGAGACATAGCCATGCATCATTACTCGTCAATCTAGGTGTTAGCGTGATGATTATAGCACAAAGACTCGGACACAGTGACACCGCAGAAGTTTATAACCGATATGGTCATCTATACCCAAGTACACAGAAAGAAATTGTTAAACTCTTGTAG
- a CDS encoding helix-turn-helix transcriptional regulator translates to MYDKKEIGKRIREIRMSLGKTQEQFGDLFSASKGNVAMWEKGATLPNKKRLLEISQKANITLDELLFGDIFNYIYININYDIVEDLFDDFDMFAKHRIADLIYSVTYFKYPEVFERKNYKEILTLCENNLRTEVELLIADGKKAYASFNSKPKILIDSNKDSYLVNLYLQDSKIKNIDYIIDFRFLVNYAEVNNFKFDEELINYNEPIMELYEILSDYFNKTSDVFDLIDKSTILINTLENQNYDSDPIGEKLINFIKNDMNDTFVSLIEDKQGDTHDT, encoded by the coding sequence ATGTATGATAAAAAAGAAATTGGCAAACGGATTAGAGAAATAAGGATGAGTTTAGGAAAAACACAAGAACAGTTTGGAGACTTGTTCTCAGCAAGTAAAGGTAATGTTGCAATGTGGGAAAAAGGCGCGACATTACCTAATAAAAAAAGACTTTTGGAAATTTCACAAAAAGCCAATATAACTTTAGATGAATTACTATTCGGCGATATTTTCAATTATATATATATAAATATTAATTACGATATAGTTGAAGATTTATTTGATGATTTTGATATGTTTGCAAAGCATCGTATTGCAGATTTAATATATAGTGTTACCTACTTCAAATACCCTGAAGTATTTGAACGTAAAAATTATAAGGAAATATTAACTCTTTGCGAGAACAACCTACGTACTGAGGTTGAACTCTTAATAGCAGATGGAAAAAAAGCATATGCTAGTTTTAACAGTAAACCAAAAATTCTCATCGATTCTAATAAAGATAGTTATTTAGTTAACTTGTATTTACAAGACTCAAAAATTAAAAATATAGATTATATTATTGATTTTAGATTTTTAGTTAACTATGCAGAAGTTAACAATTTTAAATTTGATGAAGAATTAATTAATTATAATGAACCTATAATGGAGTTATACGAAATATTAAGTGATTATTTTAATAAAACATCAGATGTATTCGACTTAATAGATAAGTCCACTATACTAATAAATACGCTTGAGAATCAAAATTATGACAGTGATCCGATAGGTGAAAAGCTAATAAATTTCATTAAAAACGACATGAATGACACATTTGTTAGTTTAATAGAAGATAAACAAGGTGATACCCATGACACATAA
- a CDS encoding helix-turn-helix transcriptional regulator, translated as MTKIHYPVLYITRKEQGHTQRFVAGKLGISPQRYSLKELGGAYFTLPEATKLSEMYGIPIEQLFSTEFPVSQ; from the coding sequence ATGACAAAAATTCATTACCCAGTATTGTACATCACACGAAAGGAACAAGGTCACACACAGCGATTTGTAGCTGGAAAATTAGGTATATCGCCACAAAGATATAGCTTAAAAGAGTTAGGCGGTGCGTATTTTACATTACCTGAAGCTACTAAACTTAGTGAGATGTATGGTATACCAATTGAACAATTATTTTCAACAGAATTTCCAGTTTCACAGTAA
- a CDS encoding pathogenicity island protein, which translates to MKVKQKYELSKVVRALEKVLYEENDDTFLSVKDRFHSMTEHKYDDTTFYERFLKLVHEELFSILAELDFEDEAFSIIEEVTATLDDVRHETQKVYHYSVINEKGEHKHTTDRKGHIIGMLEWALEYIVGNIEVEEY; encoded by the coding sequence ATGAAGGTTAAGCAAAAATATGAATTATCAAAAGTTGTTAGAGCATTGGAAAAAGTATTATATGAAGAAAATGATGATACATTTTTATCAGTCAAAGATAGATTTCATTCAATGACAGAACATAAGTATGATGACACTACTTTTTATGAACGATTTTTAAAGTTAGTGCATGAAGAATTGTTTAGTATTCTTGCTGAACTAGATTTTGAAGATGAAGCATTTTCTATTATTGAAGAAGTGACTGCGACATTAGATGATGTGAGACACGAGACACAAAAAGTTTACCATTATAGTGTTATTAACGAAAAAGGTGAGCACAAACACACAACAGATCGTAAAGGTCACATAATCGGAATGTTAGAGTGGGCGTTGGAATATATTGTAGGAAATATCGAAGTGGAGGAATACTAG
- a CDS encoding DUF1474 family protein encodes MNIEIRWLMEEIEIIKEKLEDLISTHSWFIDEVFTTHNLKSMEEVQRYGYAYNEHRIHCEQLFDLLYMYTDRLDKKINEFKDIEKASSAKFGDRTDNA; translated from the coding sequence ATGAATATCGAAATTAGATGGCTTATGGAAGAAATTGAGATTATTAAAGAGAAATTAGAAGATTTAATTTCAACGCATAGCTGGTTTATTGATGAGGTATTTACTACGCATAATCTGAAAAGTATGGAAGAAGTACAAAGATATGGATATGCGTACAATGAACACCGCATTCACTGTGAACAGTTATTCGATTTGTTGTACATGTACACTGATAGGTTAGACAAGAAGATAAACGAGTTTAAAGACATAGAAAAAGCGTCATCAGCGAAGTTTGGCGACAGAACTGATAACGCATAG
- a CDS encoding primase alpha helix C-terminal domain-containing protein yields the protein MFNLKHDDELLILLYQSLTSKGTENVKNIKWSDWCEFLTRPVISHDKYANKLAIYGDVADAEGISHRRLKENVMYRQVFSLDYDDIDDMNRFLDNVKNKMKHFAYFIYSTYRHRDTHDENNESLRPRFRLLVPVDDILEPDEYKKYAGALSRYIGEVIDESCFKPIQLSALPVISGKDAPFHWYINDAPFITRGQLDSCLAKYPLDATEGESQNIKVVYNKQNSGYWRDIAFGVEEGGRNQALASVIGHLLRRHVDGHLVHGLALAWGESCNPPLQEKEVAKTFNSILRIHLREKEEKKWIKSVTSTTIY from the coding sequence ATGTTCAATTTAAAGCACGATGACGAACTTCTTATTTTATTATATCAAAGTTTAACATCTAAGGGAACAGAAAATGTAAAAAACATTAAGTGGTCTGACTGGTGCGAGTTTTTAACTCGTCCAGTTATCAGCCACGACAAATACGCTAATAAGCTAGCAATATATGGTGATGTAGCTGATGCTGAAGGTATATCACACCGTCGCTTGAAAGAAAATGTAATGTATCGACAAGTGTTTTCTTTGGACTATGACGACATCGATGATATGAACCGATTTCTCGATAACGTCAAAAACAAGATGAAGCACTTTGCTTACTTCATATATAGCACTTATAGACACCGTGATACTCATGATGAAAACAATGAGTCATTACGGCCAAGATTCCGTTTGCTTGTCCCTGTAGACGATATTTTAGAGCCTGATGAGTATAAAAAGTATGCTGGGGCATTATCGAGATATATTGGTGAAGTAATAGACGAGTCGTGCTTTAAACCTATTCAATTATCCGCATTGCCCGTTATAAGTGGTAAAGATGCACCATTTCACTGGTACATCAATGATGCACCGTTCATCACACGTGGTCAATTGGACAGTTGCCTTGCTAAATACCCTCTCGATGCAACTGAGGGCGAATCTCAGAACATCAAAGTTGTATATAACAAACAAAATTCAGGATATTGGCGTGATATTGCATTCGGGGTAGAGGAAGGTGGACGGAATCAAGCATTAGCTTCTGTGATTGGTCATCTGTTACGCAGACATGTTGATGGTCATTTAGTGCACGGATTAGCTCTTGCTTGGGGCGAAAGTTGCAATCCTCCATTACAAGAAAAAGAAGTTGCTAAAACATTCAATTCAATTTTAAGAATTCATTTGCGAGAGAAGGAGGAAAAAAAATGGATAAAATCAGTAACATCGACGACCATTTACTAG
- a CDS encoding phage/plasmid primase, P4 family, with product MDKISNIDDHLLEKYNEEIEYDDKFNHTKFSEMLARKYNMIMIDENIHFFNGEFYQHLDEETIRQMTYLEMPNIKEHQNREVFYKIKAMSIKFKDEELEPHKLVVNNGVLDLKTHQLHKHSANHISTSKIDVTFDQSKKSEKLESFITSISNEDAQIEKLIYQIIAYCLYKENFIGKTIFFYSAGVKTKNGSNGKSTILQLIQDFIGKRNTTSLKFKDLSHEFKPARLMGKMVNIDDDMDNTYIKDTGNYKSIATGNRINVNPKGKQDFDFTPHNKLLFAGNNIPQASDKTDGFYRRMVIVPMNRTFGEGYYPKELGLNKKLNNPDVMSALLNKCLEHLPELLETGDFTKVNESNDLIQSYKYENEPVRHFLDMEGERPIHPVDGRAREVAYEIYRQWAKRYGYEVMKVHNFTKELIRLGYTVERVRSPYKGYGIDFYHKKSEVLYDVAPYDTDDKYNDRSNIIEPRKGSNLYKKIKSVCGE from the coding sequence ATGGATAAAATCAGTAACATCGACGACCATTTACTAGAGAAATACAATGAAGAAATTGAATATGACGACAAATTCAATCACACGAAGTTCAGTGAGATGTTAGCTAGAAAATACAATATGATTATGATAGATGAAAATATTCATTTTTTTAACGGTGAATTTTACCAGCATTTAGACGAAGAAACAATAAGACAAATGACTTATTTAGAGATGCCGAATATTAAAGAACATCAGAATCGTGAAGTGTTTTACAAAATAAAGGCGATGTCGATTAAATTTAAAGATGAGGAATTAGAGCCACATAAATTAGTGGTTAACAATGGCGTCTTGGATCTAAAGACACATCAACTTCATAAGCATTCAGCTAACCATATTTCGACGTCGAAAATTGATGTGACTTTTGACCAAAGTAAAAAAAGTGAAAAATTAGAGAGTTTTATCACGAGCATATCCAATGAAGATGCCCAAATCGAGAAACTTATATATCAAATTATAGCGTATTGTTTGTATAAAGAAAACTTTATCGGTAAAACTATTTTCTTTTATAGTGCAGGTGTTAAAACCAAAAATGGAAGTAACGGTAAATCAACAATACTTCAATTAATCCAAGACTTTATCGGTAAAAGGAATACGACATCTCTTAAATTTAAAGATTTGAGCCATGAATTTAAACCAGCGCGTTTGATGGGGAAGATGGTTAATATTGATGATGACATGGATAACACATATATCAAAGACACTGGGAATTATAAATCAATCGCCACAGGTAACCGAATTAATGTAAATCCTAAAGGCAAACAAGATTTTGATTTCACACCGCACAACAAACTTCTTTTTGCAGGCAACAATATACCACAGGCTAGTGATAAAACAGATGGATTTTATCGCAGAATGGTTATTGTTCCAATGAATCGTACATTTGGTGAGGGCTACTATCCTAAAGAGTTAGGGCTCAATAAGAAGTTAAATAATCCCGATGTTATGTCTGCATTATTAAATAAGTGTTTGGAACATTTGCCCGAATTGCTAGAAACAGGTGACTTTACTAAAGTTAATGAAAGTAATGATTTAATTCAGAGCTACAAATATGAAAATGAACCTGTGCGCCACTTTTTGGACATGGAAGGCGAAAGACCTATCCACCCCGTAGATGGCAGGGCAAGAGAAGTCGCGTATGAAATTTATCGCCAATGGGCTAAGCGTTATGGATACGAAGTGATGAAGGTTCATAATTTCACTAAAGAATTAATAAGATTAGGGTACACAGTTGAACGTGTTAGATCACCTTATAAAGGTTATGGTATAGATTTTTATCACAAAAAAAGTGAAGTTCTTTATGATGTAGCACCATATGATACTGATGACAAATATAATGATAGATCAAACATTATTGAACCTAGAAAAGGTAGCAACCTGTATAAAAAAATTAAATCTGTGTGCGGGGAGTAA
- a CDS encoding phage portal protein, whose amino-acid sequence MYLFDEQIFCKEGEDVPKWLNKMLGLETIERTTAQQFEMLTGGFKSLSQFSGDAYSNDIYRSAVDTIARHIAKLSGKHVNNTKDFNNYKINRILQNRPNPYMSGYDFLYKVATQYYLFNNAFILVQKDNKGNLKNLYPLTPSSVEYVVDGVGEMYLKFLFNDGEVVHFHLSEIAVLRRHFNSNELLGDNNDAIMNTLQLAHTQNDGMTEAIKNSAQIRGILKYNQALSPSKLKEAKEEFTNNYLSMANNGGVVPLDTSMDYQQLNISDVQVDTSQIKVIKQKIYEYLGINEAIVTGSYDENTWQAFFESVIEPFAIQLSSELTEKIFTEREQSFSNRIIYESSKLQYASNQSKSTIIKELLPLGLLTINEARDLMNLPHVEDGDERIQSLNYIEKTLAKNYQMADKEVKADEGN is encoded by the coding sequence ATGTACTTATTTGACGAACAAATATTCTGTAAAGAAGGTGAAGATGTGCCGAAGTGGTTAAATAAGATGTTAGGACTTGAAACTATTGAGCGTACCACTGCACAACAGTTTGAAATGCTCACAGGTGGCTTTAAGTCATTATCTCAATTTTCAGGTGATGCATATTCAAACGACATATATCGTAGTGCAGTAGATACCATTGCACGCCATATTGCGAAGTTATCAGGCAAGCATGTAAACAATACGAAAGATTTTAATAACTATAAAATTAACAGAATCTTACAAAATAGACCCAATCCGTATATGAGTGGTTATGACTTTTTATATAAAGTGGCCACACAATACTACTTGTTCAATAACGCATTTATCCTTGTACAAAAGGACAATAAAGGCAACTTGAAAAACTTATATCCGTTAACACCAAGTAGTGTTGAATATGTGGTTGATGGTGTAGGTGAAATGTACCTAAAATTTTTGTTCAACGATGGTGAAGTTGTCCATTTTCATTTATCAGAAATAGCCGTGTTGCGTCGTCACTTTAACTCTAATGAATTACTCGGTGATAACAACGATGCAATCATGAATACGTTACAACTTGCGCACACACAAAATGATGGTATGACTGAGGCAATTAAGAATTCTGCTCAAATCAGAGGTATTCTGAAATACAATCAGGCATTGAGTCCTAGTAAGTTAAAAGAAGCAAAAGAAGAATTTACAAACAATTATTTATCAATGGCAAATAATGGCGGAGTTGTTCCATTAGATACGTCGATGGATTACCAGCAATTAAATATATCAGATGTTCAGGTGGATACGTCCCAAATAAAAGTGATTAAACAAAAGATATATGAGTATTTAGGAATCAATGAAGCTATTGTGACAGGTAGTTATGATGAGAACACATGGCAAGCGTTCTTTGAATCAGTCATTGAACCTTTCGCTATTCAGTTATCCTCAGAGCTTACCGAAAAGATTTTTACTGAACGTGAACAGTCTTTTAGCAATCGCATTATATATGAATCATCAAAATTACAGTATGCAAGCAATCAATCGAAATCAACGATTATCAAAGAATTGTTGCCACTCGGCTTATTGACCATTAATGAAGCACGTGACTTAATGAACTTGCCTCATGTTGAAGATGGAGATGAACGCATACAAAGTTTGAACTATATTGAAAAAACATTAGCAAAGAATTATCAAATGGCAGATAAGGAGGTTAAGGCAGATGAAGGAAATTAG
- a CDS encoding HK97 family phage prohead protease, whose translation MKEIRSAEIQTDSQSNEMVLEGTAIVFNKPTQITTPTGSYTEIIKRNALDGLKLNDTRLLVSHDVNRIPLAKSPKTMDIWTDDIGMHFRATLPDTEEARSVYTAVKRGDLSGMSFGFTVSDGSQYDVNTRTRTITKIDKVLEFSVVNYPAYAEASVEARQQIQEAELKHKARQQALIGLNKLQSKELK comes from the coding sequence ATGAAGGAAATTAGAAGTGCAGAAATACAAACAGATTCCCAAAGTAACGAAATGGTACTTGAGGGAACAGCAATTGTATTTAATAAACCAACGCAGATTACTACGCCTACAGGATCATATACCGAAATCATTAAACGTAATGCGTTAGATGGCTTGAAGCTCAACGATACACGACTTTTAGTGTCACATGATGTGAACCGTATACCACTAGCGAAATCACCTAAGACGATGGATATATGGACTGATGATATTGGTATGCATTTCCGCGCGACCTTACCAGATACGGAAGAAGCCCGCTCTGTTTATACGGCAGTAAAACGGGGCGACCTCTCAGGTATGAGTTTTGGTTTCACAGTATCTGACGGTAGTCAATATGATGTGAATACACGCACACGTACTATAACTAAAATTGATAAGGTGCTTGAGTTTAGTGTTGTGAATTATCCTGCATATGCAGAAGCAAGCGTAGAAGCACGACAACAAATTCAGGAAGCTGAACTTAAACACAAAGCAAGACAACAAGCCTTAATCGGTTTGAACAAATTACAATCAAAGGAGTTAAAATAA
- a CDS encoding phage major capsid protein produces the protein MFNTVQEAFNHYRNASLEDIETRAGEIRGTIENDPEADVTKLNIEIEGLNQAKENIKEKEQEQVENRSYNPITGQQFKQNNEVQNNNVFGTEEYRSAFFKKMLGQELSDVEQRSFNHAMDIQKSEHRADEFTSSSNASAVIPEQTLNEVIRRARTQGGLLANVRSFNMPTKIRIPISTPQERAEWHTEGAKVEADKVVTTAVSFEANEIIKIFSISVKAKTMSISAFESYLVEELTNCVVEAIEYALINGTGNNQGQGILTGITWNDENSLELTGKYTDFTKALGMLKRGYAQNAKFAMSNATLYNTVYGVEDGNKRPIFVQDAQRENVGYIFGKPVIIDDNIEDGTILLGDFNYLGYNLPQGIMLESSRESSFRSGLIDYRAMAVADTRVLVDDAFVKLTSASSDVGA, from the coding sequence ATGTTTAATACAGTACAAGAAGCATTTAATCATTATCGTAATGCGTCACTTGAAGATATTGAAACACGGGCTGGTGAAATTAGAGGCACAATCGAAAATGACCCAGAAGCAGACGTGACAAAGTTAAATATTGAAATTGAAGGCTTAAATCAAGCTAAAGAAAACATTAAAGAAAAGGAGCAAGAACAAGTGGAAAATCGTTCATATAACCCTATTACAGGACAACAATTTAAACAAAATAATGAAGTTCAAAATAATAATGTATTCGGTACAGAAGAATACCGATCAGCATTCTTTAAGAAAATGTTAGGACAAGAATTATCAGATGTGGAACAACGTTCATTCAATCACGCTATGGATATTCAAAAATCAGAACACCGCGCAGATGAATTTACTTCATCTTCAAATGCATCAGCAGTCATACCAGAACAAACATTAAACGAAGTGATTCGTCGTGCGCGTACACAAGGTGGCTTACTTGCAAATGTACGTTCATTCAATATGCCTACAAAAATCCGTATCCCAATTAGTACGCCACAAGAGCGCGCCGAATGGCATACTGAGGGGGCTAAAGTAGAGGCAGACAAAGTAGTTACAACAGCGGTATCTTTTGAAGCGAATGAGATTATTAAAATCTTTAGTATCTCAGTGAAAGCTAAAACGATGAGTATTTCAGCATTTGAATCATATCTTGTTGAAGAATTGACTAACTGCGTTGTAGAAGCGATCGAATACGCATTGATTAATGGTACGGGTAACAATCAAGGTCAAGGTATATTGACAGGTATCACATGGAATGATGAAAACAGCTTAGAGCTTACAGGAAAATATACTGATTTCACAAAAGCGTTGGGAATGTTAAAACGTGGTTATGCACAAAATGCAAAATTCGCTATGAGCAATGCAACGTTATATAACACAGTGTATGGCGTTGAAGATGGTAATAAACGTCCTATCTTTGTACAAGATGCGCAACGTGAGAATGTTGGTTATATCTTCGGTAAGCCAGTCATTATTGATGACAATATCGAAGACGGCACAATTCTATTAGGAGACTTTAACTATCTCGGTTACAACTTACCGCAAGGCATTATGCTTGAATCTTCTCGTGAGTCTTCATTCCGTTCAGGCTTGATTGACTATCGAGCAATGGCGGTCGCAGATACACGCGTTTTAGTTGATGATGCTTTCGTTAAGTTAACAAGTGCTTCATCTGATGTAGGAGCGTAA
- a CDS encoding head-tail connector protein, protein MIISIEDARNALRIDGDFNDDIITPLIETIPNYLYLTTGRDWLDEPVEPLAQTTAKFILQLWFDPHTQDSERLKRTIDGLLVSLTALGREYNG, encoded by the coding sequence ATGATTATATCAATAGAAGATGCACGTAACGCATTAAGGATAGATGGGGATTTCAACGACGACATCATCACTCCATTAATCGAAACTATTCCTAACTACTTATATCTAACCACAGGCAGAGATTGGTTAGATGAACCAGTAGAACCACTTGCACAAACAACAGCTAAGTTTATATTGCAATTGTGGTTTGACCCACATACACAAGACAGTGAGCGATTAAAACGTACAATAGATGGACTATTGGTATCTTTGACAGCGTTAGGACGTGAGTATAATGGTTAG
- a CDS encoding terminase TerL endonuclease subunit, producing the protein MANYIKQYYQKIESGDIVASKRVRKQYKKLLDDMEHHDKYIYDESKAERPIAFIERFCRHSKGELAGKPLKLDLFQKAYISALFGFVDKETGYRRYTESFFFVGRKNGKTTMLSAIALYMMIADGESGSEVYSVASKRDQANILFDQAHEMIVQSPDLNKNIRKRKSDLYFAHNFSKMQSLAKNSNSLDGLNAHLVVIDELHSIQDRNLYEVMKQSQSARTQPLLIMITTAGTHRGTIFDDLYEYACNVVDGKFEDDNFLPIMYELDHKAEYKIPECWQKANPALGVSKKVEDLERKVARAKNNVNDLTGILTKDFNIREVTHSAWLTFEAINNEDTFDIRDFSGSYAIGGADLSITTDLSCATLLFVEPETEIRYVHQMYWLPEDNLRKRVDEDKIPYDKWYEQGLLRLCRGNTIDYSDITDWFLEMLNEYDITPLWIYYDNYSARYWVDEMEANGFKMVRTPQGAKTLSLPMQNMGADLEKHKINYNNNPILKWCLTNTGIETDRNGNIVPVKNQSPKRRIDGTASLLDAYVGLFDNYESFLRAM; encoded by the coding sequence ATGGCTAACTACATTAAACAGTATTACCAAAAAATTGAAAGTGGCGATATTGTAGCTTCAAAACGTGTACGTAAACAATATAAGAAGCTCTTAGATGACATGGAGCATCACGACAAATACATTTATGATGAATCTAAAGCAGAACGCCCTATCGCTTTTATAGAGCGTTTCTGCCGTCATTCTAAAGGTGAGCTGGCGGGTAAGCCCCTAAAGTTAGATTTGTTTCAAAAAGCCTATATTTCGGCGCTATTTGGGTTTGTAGATAAGGAAACAGGTTACCGACGTTATACTGAATCTTTTTTCTTTGTAGGTCGTAAGAATGGTAAAACAACAATGTTAAGTGCGATTGCATTATATATGATGATTGCCGACGGAGAAAGTGGCTCAGAAGTTTACTCAGTTGCATCGAAACGTGACCAAGCTAATATCTTATTCGATCAAGCACATGAGATGATTGTACAGAGTCCTGATTTAAACAAGAATATCCGTAAGCGTAAGAGTGATTTATATTTTGCGCATAACTTTAGCAAGATGCAGTCTTTAGCTAAAAACTCAAATTCATTAGATGGATTGAATGCACATCTTGTTGTGATTGACGAATTACATTCTATTCAAGACCGCAATTTATATGAAGTAATGAAACAATCTCAGTCAGCACGTACACAACCGTTATTGATTATGATTACAACGGCTGGAACACATAGAGGTACGATATTTGATGACTTATATGAGTATGCTTGTAACGTGGTTGACGGTAAATTTGAAGATGATAACTTTTTACCGATTATGTACGAGTTAGATCATAAAGCTGAATATAAGATACCTGAATGCTGGCAAAAGGCAAATCCTGCTTTAGGTGTATCAAAAAAGGTAGAGGACTTAGAACGCAAAGTTGCACGTGCTAAAAACAATGTAAATGACTTAACGGGTATCTTAACTAAAGATTTTAATATACGTGAAGTTACACATAGCGCATGGCTCACATTTGAGGCGATTAATAATGAAGATACCTTTGATATACGTGACTTCTCAGGTAGTTATGCGATAGGTGGTGCTGATTTAAGTATCACAACCGATTTGAGTTGCGCCACATTGTTATTTGTAGAACCTGAAACAGAAATACGTTATGTGCATCAGATGTATTGGTTGCCTGAGGATAACCTCAGAAAGCGTGTAGACGAAGATAAGATACCTTATGACAAATGGTATGAACAAGGATTACTTCGTTTGTGTAGAGGCAATACAATTGATTACAGCGACATCACAGATTGGTTTTTAGAGATGTTGAATGAATATGACATCACGCCACTATGGATATATTACGATAATTATTCAGCTCGGTACTGGGTTGATGAGATGGAAGCTAACGGCTTTAAAATGGTACGTACACCACAAGGAGCAAAGACATTAAGTCTACCAATGCAAAATATGGGTGCTGATTTAGAGAAGCATAAAATTAATTATAATAACAATCCTATATTGAAGTGGTGCTTAACTAATACGGGGATAGAAACTGACCGTAACGGTAATATCGTTCCTGTTAAGAATCAATCACCCAAACGTCGCATCGACGGCACGGCATCATTATTAGATGCGTATGTGGGTTTGTTTGATAACTATGAAAGTTTTTTAAGAGCGATGTAG
- a CDS encoding phage head closure protein → MAYHFNNKIKIIERVSSGPMPNSYKEKVIAEPWADIKTIRGNEYLGSGLTASEIPVRFIIRYREGITPKQRIKWKDLDFNIESVQNDNGLNRTLTIYGKAYK, encoded by the coding sequence ATGGCATATCACTTTAATAATAAAATAAAAATAATTGAAAGGGTAAGTAGTGGACCAATGCCCAACAGCTACAAAGAAAAGGTAATTGCTGAACCATGGGCAGATATAAAAACAATACGTGGAAATGAGTATTTGGGTTCTGGACTTACAGCATCAGAAATTCCTGTAAGATTCATTATTAGATATAGAGAGGGTATAACACCAAAACAGCGTATCAAGTGGAAAGATTTAGATTTCAATATTGAATCTGTACAAAATGATAATGGATTAAATAGAACACTAACAATTTATGGAAAAGCGTACAAATAA